In Desulfovibrio sp., the following are encoded in one genomic region:
- a CDS encoding cell envelope biogenesis protein OmpA, translated as MSKTIAAGVLAFSLVFTGACTNMSKTQQGALSGGAIGAGAGAGIAAISGGYVGVGAAIGGALGALAGGLYGNQQEKKSKGN; from the coding sequence ATGAGTAAAACCATAGCGGCCGGCGTCCTGGCCTTTTCCCTGGTGTTTACCGGCGCGTGCACGAACATGTCCAAGACCCAGCAGGGAGCCCTGAGCGGTGGAGCCATCGGAGCCGGTGCGGGGGCTGGGATCGCCGCCATTTCGGGCGGCTATGTGGGGGTTGGCGCAGCAATTGGCGGCGCTCTGGGAGCCTTGGCCGGCGGCCTGTACGGCAACCAGCAGGAGAAAAAGAGCAAGGGGAATTAG
- a CDS encoding outer membrane homotrimeric porin — MKRLTCLALFAAMVFGFAALAAAATEVKMTGDARIHANFWNNTNYTGWNAKGTNTGDSLTIWERFRLRSDFITNENLKFRLGIRVNNKAWGNDTFTVDNPAVSIDVYQAFLQFKWPSTDVEFTIGLQDMDLPISSPALLNANPVFGGTRAAAAVVSIPVVDQFKIMAGFARLLDSNKDFDTTTTQKADELDAYFLVLPITLDGFSATPWGMLAVAGKDATYTTAVGSSPRYTNQSLATNLASAGYMTGTNTGFSQAQTVYWWAGSSFAVTALDPFKFYADVIYGAGATDQGRKSRSGLFFDVAAEYTGFDMLTPQLTFWYSTGEDNSTSNGSERMPTIVGSWGPSTSFLFDSSQAFAGGHMGLNPIGSMGAAFSLNKISFMQDLTHRLTLSYARGTNSARALRYANAIWGTGNYVQMGRDLTTDEYVVGVNFDNQYNIYENLAAIVESGWAHGSFQSSVWGHRLVNQSQNGDAWKVAFGLQYKF, encoded by the coding sequence ATGAAGCGTTTAACCTGCCTGGCACTGTTCGCCGCCATGGTGTTCGGCTTCGCGGCCCTGGCCGCTGCCGCTACCGAGGTCAAGATGACCGGCGACGCACGCATCCATGCGAATTTCTGGAACAACACCAACTATACGGGCTGGAACGCCAAGGGCACCAACACCGGGGACTCCCTGACCATCTGGGAACGCTTCCGCCTGCGTTCGGACTTCATCACCAACGAGAACCTGAAGTTCCGCTTGGGCATCCGCGTGAACAACAAGGCCTGGGGCAACGACACCTTCACCGTGGACAACCCGGCCGTGTCCATCGACGTGTACCAGGCCTTCCTGCAGTTCAAATGGCCCAGCACAGACGTAGAGTTCACCATCGGCCTGCAGGACATGGACCTGCCCATCTCCTCCCCGGCCTTGCTGAACGCCAACCCCGTGTTCGGCGGCACCCGCGCCGCCGCGGCCGTGGTGTCCATCCCCGTGGTGGACCAGTTCAAGATCATGGCCGGATTCGCCCGCCTGCTCGACTCCAACAAGGACTTCGACACCACCACGACCCAGAAGGCCGACGAGCTCGACGCCTACTTCCTGGTGCTGCCCATCACCCTGGACGGTTTCTCTGCCACCCCGTGGGGCATGCTGGCCGTAGCCGGCAAGGACGCCACCTACACCACCGCCGTGGGTTCATCCCCGCGCTACACCAACCAGTCCCTGGCCACCAACCTGGCTTCCGCAGGCTACATGACCGGGACGAACACCGGCTTCAGCCAGGCCCAGACCGTCTACTGGTGGGCCGGCTCGTCCTTTGCCGTCACCGCGCTTGACCCGTTCAAGTTCTATGCGGACGTGATCTATGGCGCAGGCGCCACCGATCAGGGCAGGAAAAGCCGCTCCGGCCTGTTCTTCGACGTGGCCGCCGAATATACCGGCTTCGACATGCTGACCCCCCAGCTGACCTTCTGGTATTCCACCGGCGAGGACAACTCCACCAGCAACGGTTCCGAGCGCATGCCCACCATCGTCGGTTCCTGGGGACCCTCCACTTCGTTTTTGTTCGACTCCAGCCAGGCCTTCGCCGGCGGACACATGGGCTTGAACCCCATCGGCTCCATGGGCGCTGCGTTCTCGCTGAACAAGATCTCGTTCATGCAGGACCTCACCCACCGCCTGACCCTGAGCTACGCCCGGGGAACCAACAGCGCCCGCGCCCTGCGCTATGCCAACGCCATCTGGGGCACCGGCAACTACGTGCAGATGGGCCGCGACCTGACAACGGATGAGTATGTGGTGGGCGTCAACTTCGACAACCAGTACAACATCTACGAGAACCTGGCCGCCATCGTGGAAAGCGGCTGGGCCCACGGATCATTCCAGTCGAGCGTCTGGGGGCACAGGCTGGTCAATCAGTCCCAGAACGGCGACGCCTGGAAAGTGGCGTTCGGCCTGCAATACAAGTTCTAG
- a CDS encoding HAMP domain-containing protein, translated as MVRLYEPWGWVIGTGIYIDDVERELGTLKWFVTLLSGIVGLLAFIVTYLLARSISTPINNLVRYASAIAGGDLNARIQGTFRGELKVLEQSNVQMVDHLKLKIEEADKALKLADQETAKALESSREAEEARGRAELAREEGMLHAAQQLEGVVEIVTSASSELASQIEVSSQGSQDQSRRVDETATAMEEMTATVLEVAKNAAQASETSGRAKLKAEEGAAIVGKVVQGINMVKAHADELKTDMGALGKHAEGINQIMNMITDIADQTNMLALNAAIEAARAGEAGRGFAVVADEVRKLAEKTMNATKDVGDSIQGIQESTKKNIDNVDRSAVTIQEATELAGQSGQALKEIVSLVESASDQVRSIATASEEQSAASEEINRSIEDINRISSETADAMRQSAQAVDELADQSNVLKNLIDSMKSGGGAVRALK; from the coding sequence CTGGTCCGCCTGTACGAGCCCTGGGGCTGGGTTATAGGGACCGGGATATACATTGATGATGTTGAGCGGGAACTCGGCACCCTGAAGTGGTTCGTCACGTTGCTCTCCGGAATTGTTGGCCTGCTCGCGTTCATCGTCACGTATTTATTGGCGAGAAGCATCTCCACACCCATCAACAACCTTGTCCGTTACGCATCGGCAATCGCCGGCGGAGACTTGAACGCGCGCATCCAAGGGACTTTCCGGGGTGAATTGAAGGTTCTTGAGCAAAGCAACGTCCAGATGGTGGATCATCTTAAGCTGAAGATCGAAGAGGCGGACAAGGCCCTCAAATTGGCCGACCAGGAAACCGCGAAAGCCTTGGAATCATCGCGGGAAGCAGAAGAGGCGCGAGGGCGTGCGGAACTGGCGCGCGAAGAAGGCATGCTGCATGCCGCCCAGCAGCTTGAGGGCGTGGTTGAGATAGTCACCAGCGCGTCCAGCGAGCTTGCCTCCCAGATTGAAGTATCCAGCCAAGGCTCCCAGGACCAGTCCAGGCGAGTGGACGAAACCGCAACCGCCATGGAGGAGATGACGGCCACTGTGCTTGAGGTGGCGAAGAACGCGGCCCAAGCCTCGGAAACGTCCGGACGGGCCAAGCTCAAGGCGGAGGAGGGAGCGGCGATAGTCGGCAAGGTGGTCCAGGGTATCAACATGGTCAAGGCCCATGCCGATGAGCTGAAAACGGACATGGGGGCGCTCGGCAAGCATGCCGAGGGCATCAACCAGATCATGAACATGATCACCGACATTGCCGACCAGACCAACATGCTGGCCTTGAACGCCGCCATCGAAGCGGCCCGCGCGGGCGAGGCCGGTCGCGGGTTCGCCGTGGTCGCCGACGAGGTGCGAAAGCTCGCCGAGAAAACCATGAACGCCACCAAGGACGTCGGCGATTCGATACAGGGCATTCAGGAGAGCACGAAAAAGAACATCGACAATGTGGACAGATCCGCAGTGACCATTCAGGAGGCCACCGAACTGGCCGGGCAATCCGGACAGGCGCTCAAGGAGATCGTGTCTCTCGTGGAATCAGCTTCCGACCAGGTGCGGTCCATTGCCACCGCGTCCGAGGAGCAGTCCGCCGCCAGCGAGGAGATAAACCGCAGCATCGAAGACATAAACAGGATATCCTCCGAGACCGCCGATGCCATGCGCCAATCTGCCCAGGCTGTGGACGAGCTCGCCGATCAGTCGAACGTATTGAAGAACCTTATCGACTCAATGAAGTCAGGCGGGGGGGCCGTAAGGGCGCTGAAATAG
- a CDS encoding DUF1848 domain-containing protein, which translates to MIISATRRADLPAHYAQWFLNRIDAGWCAVPNPFNSRQVARISLTPENVSALVFWTRDPRPLMRHLPALDSRGYRYVFQFTLVEYPVNMHPGMPPLPLRLDVFKNLAGTLGPERVLWRYDPVVLTSATDTDFHIRSFEHLSRELAGFTRRVTVSVMEPYKKIRKRMELAKAHLLVPDEKSLASMFTSMAAMAREAGMEPVSCADEAALQGFGFTPGACVDAGFLSGLFGLDIPDAKDPSQRDACRCAPSRDIGMYDACPAGCVYCYATQNFERSRQANARHDPLSPSLIGNHMPGDAQHTLPM; encoded by the coding sequence ATGATCATAAGCGCCACCAGGCGCGCCGACCTGCCCGCCCACTACGCGCAGTGGTTTTTAAACCGCATTGATGCTGGCTGGTGCGCGGTGCCCAATCCGTTCAACTCCCGCCAGGTGGCCCGGATAAGCCTTACGCCCGAGAACGTCTCCGCCCTGGTGTTCTGGACCCGCGACCCGAGGCCCTTGATGCGGCATCTGCCGGCTTTGGATTCGCGTGGCTACCGGTACGTTTTTCAGTTCACCCTGGTCGAATACCCTGTGAACATGCACCCGGGCATGCCTCCCCTGCCCCTGCGCCTGGACGTCTTCAAGAATCTCGCGGGCACCCTGGGACCGGAGCGCGTTCTGTGGAGATACGACCCTGTCGTTCTTACAAGCGCTACGGACACGGATTTCCACATCCGGTCTTTCGAACATCTTTCCAGGGAGCTTGCCGGCTTTACCCGGCGGGTGACAGTGAGTGTGATGGAGCCGTACAAGAAGATCCGCAAACGCATGGAACTGGCCAAGGCGCACCTTCTGGTGCCGGACGAGAAGAGCCTTGCGTCCATGTTCACGTCCATGGCCGCCATGGCCAGAGAGGCGGGAATGGAACCGGTCAGCTGCGCTGACGAAGCAGCGCTTCAAGGTTTTGGATTCACTCCGGGGGCGTGCGTGGACGCAGGGTTCTTGAGCGGGCTTTTTGGCCTGGACATTCCGGATGCCAAGGACCCTTCACAACGGGACGCCTGCCGCTGCGCCCCAAGCCGGGACATCGGCATGTACGACGCCTGCCCGGCCGGATGCGTCTACTGCTATGCGACTCAGAATTTCGAAAGGTCGCGCCAGGCGAACGCCCGGCACGACCCTCTCTCGCCTTCACTCATTGGAAACCACATGCCAGGGGACGCCCAGCACACCCTGCCCATGTAA